The DNA window GCAATCTTGGTCTCATCTTGTTTGAAATCTTCAAAATTCATCTGTAACGATTTAATTCCTTGTGGACTGAAGAATATCAACATATCATAATCTTTAATATTGATATCGCTTAGATTACTGCATACCGTTCTGTACATGATTGCTCTTGTCCAGTCAATATTTGCAGTGTCAAGTGTCTTAATCGTATCCGGACTTAAAACGTCTGAAGACGGTAATAGATATTTCTCAGTTGGAAATTTTTTGAAAAGAGGTAATAGATCTGAGAAGTTTTTCTCCCCAAAGCTGATTTTTCTCTTCCTGTAGACGATGTGTTTTTGAAGATAGTTAGCAATCGCTTCAGACTGGCAGATGTATCGCATCGTATCCGGAACAGCAAAACGCAGTTCTTCAGCTAGTCTAAAGTAGTGGTCTATCGCATTCTTACTGGTAAAGATAATGCCAGTATACTGCGTTAGATCTATTTTTTGTGTTCTAAGTTCTTTATTGTCAACTCCCTCTACGTGGATGAACGGACGGAAATCAATCTTTATTTTTTCCTTCTTCGCTATATCCAGGTATGGAGAAGACTCACTAGGCGCTGGTTGAGAAACCAATATAGACTTT is part of the Chryseobacterium paludis genome and encodes:
- a CDS encoding uroporphyrinogen-III synthase, encoding MRIKSILVSQPAPSESSPYLDIAKKEKIKIDFRPFIHVEGVDNKELRTQKIDLTQYTGIIFTSKNAIDHYFRLAEELRFAVPDTMRYICQSEAIANYLQKHIVYRKRKISFGEKNFSDLLPLFKKFPTEKYLLPSSDVLSPDTIKTLDTANIDWTRAIMYRTVCSNLSDINIKDYDMLIFFSPQGIKSLQMNFEDFKQDETKIAVFGNTTLNAAEEAGLRVDVMAPTKETPSMTMALEKYIKSLHK